In the Clostridium beijerinckii genome, one interval contains:
- a CDS encoding rhamnogalacturonan acetylesterase, whose protein sequence is MDRKIKIFIAGDSTAATKLPDEKPETGWGERIGEFFTSDIEICNFAINGRSSKSFINEGILQKISELIKADDFLFIEFGHNDKKENEELYTDPFTTYKAYLTEYIKVARNAGAHPVLLTSIHRRNFDENGIIKDTHGDYLVAVRDLAAELSVPLIDMGEKSKRLFEQIGIEKTKEIFLWVKPGENLNHPDGIQDNTHFLEKGAKEIARLVVEGIKENHIESLIGCMK, encoded by the coding sequence GTGGATAGAAAGATAAAAATTTTTATTGCAGGTGATTCTACAGCTGCTACAAAATTACCGGATGAAAAACCAGAAACAGGATGGGGAGAAAGAATTGGAGAATTTTTTACTAGTGATATAGAAATTTGTAATTTTGCTATCAATGGAAGAAGTTCTAAAAGCTTTATAAATGAAGGAATATTACAAAAGATATCTGAATTAATTAAGGCGGATGATTTTTTATTTATAGAATTTGGCCATAATGATAAAAAAGAAAATGAGGAATTATATACAGATCCATTTACTACATATAAAGCTTATTTAACTGAATATATTAAAGTTGCTAGAAATGCTGGTGCGCACCCAGTATTACTAACATCTATACATAGAAGAAATTTTGATGAAAATGGCATTATAAAAGATACACATGGAGATTATCTTGTAGCAGTAAGAGATCTTGCGGCTGAATTAAGCGTACCATTAATAGATATGGGTGAAAAAAGTAAGCGTTTATTTGAGCAAATAGGAATAGAAAAAACTAAAGAGATATTCTTATGGGTGAAACCAGGTGAAAATCTCAATCATCCCGATGGGATTCAAGACAATACTCACTTTTTGGAAAAAGGAGCAAAGGAGATAGCGAGATTAGTAGTAGAAGGAATAAAAGAAAATCACATAGAATCATTGATAGGATGTATGAAATAA